tttgtcccacgtggcattgacgtggcaattGGATCccgggaaaataataaaaaaccgtaggacccacatgtcagctacacaaaaataattaataaagggtgggacccatgtggtcccacatgtcagcctccctcttctctctatcccccctctctcccccccaCACGGCGAGGAGAAGGGCGAGCGGCAgtgggtggtgggcggcgggcggagggcgGACCAGAGGGCCGGTAGGTGGAAGCAgagtggcggcgggcggtgggcgaaGCGAAGACGGGCGGCGGGCAGCGTGGTGAGAGcgcagggagggaggaggcgagcttATCGAGGCGGCTAGCGGGAGAGGGGGCAGCACGCGCCGGCCGACGGGAGGGAGTGAAAGGAGTAGCGGTGCGCTGGGGTCGGCAGCCGGCAAGAGGGCGGAATAGTAGCGGTGGCCCGGCCTCTCCGCGCTGGTCGGCATCCCCGTCTCCTCCCTCTGCAATGCAATGAAAAGCTCGATGGTGAGGCGCTGTGGGTGGGGCTCGACGGTGGGGCGCCGTGGGTggggctcgacggcgacggtgcacAACGGGCGGTGGCCAGCGACCTTCTCCGCCCCCCTCGTTGGCAGCCACATTTTTCCCTCTCCGTGCGCGCTTGCTGGCCGGTGAGGAAGGATGATCGCGTGCGCTTGTCGGGGCGACGCGGCTACAACCAGCAGCGGCGacgaaggaggagaaggcgtgGGTGGGGAAGGCGGCGAGGGGCAGCGGGGTCGGTGGTTGGGGGAGAGGGGCTCGGTTGTGGTGGAGGGGTGGAGATGGCGGCATTGATGTCGAGAACAGGCGAGCGAGGCGGGGCGGCaagccgccgctcctcttccGCTCTCCCGCCGCGTGGCGCTGTCGCTCCACCCACCGCCCGCCACAGCTCCACTTACACCCGCGGTCCCTCTACCCCACCCTCCGCCCTCCGTCCTTTCGTCCGCTGCCCGTTGCCCGCCGCGGAGGCGCCGTCGTTTCGCCCACCGCACGCTGTATGCTGTTGCTCGCCCTTCTCCTCGCTgtgtagaggagagagaggggggatagagagaagagggaggctgacatgtgggaccacatgggtcccaccttttttttattttttgtgtagctgatatgtgggtcccatgtttttttattattttttcgggaCCTAATTGCCACGTTGTCACGCCCCGAattagtcccgagcggaactagctcgtgacgctccaaattaacctgttaatcgataccagtcccaggaaacattgctggtatcacaggaagacagaatatcacagtaacagaggtctctttattatagagtaggagtacagtcatgttgggctgcggacagatcccgagctcacaactgcattacaaaagggaagcggaagccaagacttggaccacacatcacaggcgcgacttgggaactaggccgaaaccctaaaactcgtcgtagacggcttgctcctggaagaactcctcatcggcgggatccgcttcatcttctttaGCAACTGGGGAgagattatttatatagagcaagggtgagtacgggagtactcagcaagccatgggaaataagtatttaatgcaggcttcaaggaaaggctgttttttttgcaattgattttatttgaacttatttctgaaacgactaagtgagtgcttctcaaacgacacggatgagacagtgcgtctcgtccggtcagagtatgtgcaatgtatcagtcttttgaattgttcaagattggcacccggccaacagctttcaaacggccacccgggcctggctgatcccatcagccgcagattttccaaacatcaaacccatttcacaacagcaaatttcacaaggcagtagtcaaacaaaactacgctaggaatcacctcacatccgcccatgaccgtgggcacggttgttcgaacagtttaataacctctgcagagggggtacactttacccacacgacattactaacccggatcatccagctcatgcagaacggccacgactagagaccttaaggctttcatgacaaggcatttcgaaagccgacacaggttcaccatatgccaacgagaggggtcccagaccaacaccagattaggtcccagaccatactgtgccaggaagccgaggagtcctccccgacaccaccccggcgaatccacatgtctcttggcatcaaggctcccccgattagctagttactcagccaggggtgtcccattccacccatgtggtcgtacttgtcttatgttcggatgaaattccaaggaaacggtccttaagtgcaagagcgggaaaccgtactcccggtacgttccccggtccgcgattttggaaattcatttagttcgcaagcaccgacccaggtgtcgggttttccaagtcttttgtaaaacccaagttttacccaagatgtttctcagattttaagtttgaaggcgaccgtcgatacccgtgcagggtgcacgattaccgaggcgcaactaggtggtttcAAGGGAaaatggtataacaattacaatggaaggatcagatgaaACAAGTTTGGTAGGCACACcagtctgccttgcagacggtgtaaacagattaagtgcaatcctacctatgcataatattttttcaagtaacataattaaattcaaatataggctcaagatgttcaaaggtggcttgccttgctcgagatcttgagcttgatcctcgaaatcctcgcactgcgggtcttcgggctccgaaactacacgcgaaacgggacaactcaacaaacggtgaaaataaagccctattattgacccctaagcgtgccattagatagatctcgagatttgaggaattttggaagttgaacggagtcaaacggacttacggttgggaagatattgaatttctaagattattggatttttggtctaaaggaaaaggatttatttaaaccctttttgaaaaagaaaagaaaagaaaagaaagagggagggaaattagactttcctcgggcggctagggcgcggcccgagagaaaggggcggctcggccaagCTTAATGGGctggccggcccaagaaggcggcccaaggcgcgcgcgcgggcgggaaggagagagagagccggtgggccgggtccatcccgcgtggtcccgggtgggacccgcttgtcagcgactcggctcaccgtgagcgagatgcacgcggggcgtgctagggttttgggagggaggcgcggcgcatgcgcacggttcgcggagggcgcggtgcggcgggcccacgcgcagcctcacggctcgcggtggaccgcgcgcacggggagggaaacggagggggcggctggcctgGTCGGTTggtccggtcgcggccgaggtggcgccgacgtggcgcctacgtggctgccacgcggaccggcgggaggtagacgatgATAGCGGCCGgaatggacggcggacggcggtggcgatcggcggagcgaaccacggcgatacaagtgaaagcgagcacaccgggaggttgcacgggacgaggggagacgagccaacggctcggattcgccgggggatgctcgacggcggcggattgcggcggtggcaaccggcggcgagggaagggggaaacggcgacgaggtcacgaggggtcgattcccggcggtgagagcatctacgcggctacgggaatccgttgctagcgtcggattgggcggagctacgccgagcgaggccggcgacgagcgggtgctacggagcacgggtggcgacggcggcgagcacacagcgggcggcagcaacggtcggggcggcgccagctagctacggggaggctactcgtgctactacccgagtctaaggggaggagatggaacgagaagggagaacggagggagacactaccgtgcggggaaggggcgcAGTGGCGAGAACcaacggcgcgggagcgatctctccggcctcgggccggggaagaggaagaagacgagcgcccggagtccccttccgcgtcctagcacgcaccggctcctccggcacacgcgacggcggtggtcggcgagagagatggagggacggcaatggcacgggcgaaaacggggaagatttgggaggggaaaaggaagggaggcgcttgggtttataggacggcgatgtcggtttggagaccgaccttgggcggtcaatggagatgaggcgggtggcgcaagcggtcaagcggcgcagaggtgggggaaggatgacgccggcggggagagaaaaggggaaaaggaggagaggaaaagggggcttgcctccttgccgtttcgggaaaaggaggagggagagaaggcgacgcggcagagggagcGGAGGGCtttgcctccgtcccttgggggcacgcgcggggagtggcggggccgagtcgatgacgacggcgatgacggcggaggcggcttggagcggagcggcgacacgggcggcaggcgcggcagaggctgacggcggcggcgactggccggttggccaccacggcgcgcgcgcgcgggaagcaacggtgtgcggcgacgatttggcggtgtcggcgggaacggcagcgggatgcgggagggagggctcggctcggcgcggctcgcgcgcacgcgcgtgcagcgctcgggcagagcgggggagagggagagagagagagagagagagagccggggagggaggggaagatgggccgagagggattcggcccatcgaaccctagggaggcgaattagacttttgcggagggatttgatttgggaaggatttggattcgggattgaactcgacgatagatcggggatttgagatctgagatggcacggacactagacaacaagcaaagaaacggatttcgaaattaggatttttaagagctagttttcccgctaggcgccacgacggaacgggcgctacacacGTAAGCGCCaagtcaatgccacgtgggacgaggACCTAGTCAAATTGAGTCACGTAGGCGCCGCGTCATCCAAAACCAAgcacaatactgccgagggaccttttctgcacggttttgtaagttgatgaatgcgttgtatccggttttgtgatcaagggacgaaaatcggactggacgATAAATAGAgtgacccaaagtgaacttgtTCCTTGTTCAGGTCCTTCAGGATATACGGGCTCCCAAATAGGACCAATTTTGTCCTCAGAACAACAAAGATTCCAAAAAATAGTTACCCCTGAAATCAACAAGGTAAAagatgaatttgaattttgttAAGTTAAATTTGATGAACTGGGGCCTAGTTATCGGATTTCACCGAGCGCTGGTAATTCTCATTAAACCGGTGTTCAGAGCCTAGTTCAGAACAGGAATATCACCAGGAAATTGCATGCTGAGAACAATCCTGAATGCTGCATACCATCATGTCTCGTTCACGCTGTAGCGGAGAGGATATGTCACTTCTTGGAACAGCCTAAAGTAGCTGATGACTTTGATgtgctgatgctgatgcataCTGCTTGCAAAACAAGAAATGATCATTCCATTAGTCAAACATACTAGCAAAAATTGATAAACCACTCGGCGGCATGGACAAGGCTATACTGTATTCTTACGTTTGACCTGAATGGTCAGCCTCCCTTCATTTCAACACCTGAAATACTCTTCTGATGATGAAACAAATCATGAAATTAACGAGACCCCATGCTCGCGTTACAGCTGGAACACGTTTTAGCTACCTTCTATTTCTTGGGAAAAAAGAAGACACAAGGTGCACGTCACTGATCAGATCACTGACGCAAAATATTTTACCAGTAGTTTATGCCAAGTATGCAGACTACGCAACCACAGGGCAGTATACTATACTCTGTTTTGCTCTGTTCACGGGTAAGTTTGAGATGATATGTCAAGACTGCAGGTCTGCAGACTGCAGCCACAGGAACGGTCTATATATATACGTCCTGGCCTCTTAATTTCTTCCCAAGGAGGAGTCGATCGAGCAGAAGAGAAGCCAAAAGCTCCAATCTTCGAGAGACGTGTGAAGAACATTCGATCGCCATGGCCGGGGGAGGCGAAGAGCTGAAGCTGCTGGGCATGTGGGCGAGCCCGTTCGCTCTGCGAGCGAAGCTTGCGCTCAGCTTCAAGGGCCTGAGCTACGACTACGTCGAGGAGGACTTCAAGAACAAGAGCGATGTCCTCCTCAGCTCCAACCCGGTACACAAGAAGGTCCCCGTGCTCATCCACAAAGGCAAGCCCATCTGCGAGTCGCAGGTCATCGTGCAGTACATCGACGAGGTGTTCCCCGACGCCGGCGtcaccctcctccccgccgaTCCCCACGATCGCGCCGTCGCTCGCTTCTGGGCTGCCTACATTGACGAAAAGGTTCGTCAGATCACCATGCACTTTTATTGATTACTTGATTTCTCTCTTATGTTTGTGAATTAAGCTGATTGATCGATCTGCGTGTGTTCTGTGCGTTGCAGCTGTTCAGTGCGTGGATTCTGGTGTTCAGAAgcaagacggaggaggagaaggcggaggcggtgaaGCAGACGTTTGCGGTGGTGGAGAAACTGGAGGGAGCACTGAGCGAGTGCTCCAAGGGGAAGCCCTTCTTCGGCGGCGACACCGTCGGCTACGTCGACGTCGTGCTCGGAGGCTTCGTCGCGTGGGTGCACGCGATCGAAGAGGTGTTCGGCCTGAACCAGTTCGACGCCGCCAAGACGCCGCTCCTGGCGGCGTGGTTGGAGCGCTTCGACGAGCTCGACGCCGTCAAGGAGGTCATGCCGGACATTGGCAGGCTGGTCGAGCTCGCCAAGATGAGGCAGGCACAGGCAGCGGGggcggccgcagccgccgcgggtGAGGCCAGTTGAAGTTTGCTGAATCCTGGAGGggagtttgaagtttgaaacaCAACCATATAGATTGTCGTGTGCTTCCACATTTTCGCAGTTCCTATGGCTGTACCTCGTCTTGTTTCTGCAACTATGTTCATCAGTTCGTATTGCCGCACCGTGTATCTTCTCCATGTACCGTCGCAGTTGCCAAGTGGGAAGTGGCTATTCTACCAAGATGATGTATGATGTGCTACGTCTATATTAATTCATACGTTGATTTGTTTcaataatatttgttcaaataaaCTTCTTCATACAAATGTATTTTTTCCTACTcccattttcatttctttttcgaAAGGCCGTCACCCAAGACATTATCATTCAAGAGGTTTGCTCTGGTCTAGCATTGATACCTCTAGGTACTGGTATTGCCAGGTACCAAAACAAATCCAACCGTTTAATCACGAGGGGTACAATCGAGAACGAAATAAAGCCAGCACCCGGAACAAGCTTGCGACGTCACTGCCACCGCCACATTCTTCCTTCCCGAAATGCAAGTATGCATCGTTTCCTTGCCGAAGTGCCATTCCTCCGTGCAGGGCGACGCCGGCTAATATCCCTGTGTACTATCCATCCCCCATGCCGCCGTCTCTCCACCTCCGCACGGCGGCATGGGCGACTAAATCGACTGTGTTAGTGGCGGGCAGCGACGGCAGAGTCACATAAGTAGGCAGAGAGGTGGAAACGTAGCTCGCATGGAAGTAGATGAGGGATGAAGATGCGGCGATGCAAAGATATATGAATGCCACGGCATTGGTTGGTCTTTGCCTTCTCCACTCATCCGTCCATACAAATTCAAACCGAGAAAAAAATTTTTGCAATGTGAAAGGACAATCTTACCCTTCCACTTCTATTTTATGAGCACTACCACCCCAAGGACTAAAATGGTACCTCGTGGTACTGATCTACGCTAGCCATTGGATCAATCAAACTAATGGATAGGATTCTGTCGACGAGGGATACCCGTAGACAGGATAAATAGGGTATTGAGGTATGTTGGTATGAGGATCTATATGATACGACATCAAGACAGACAAAGATAAAAGATTATATTGGTTCAGGCCCCTCGtgaggtaatagccctagtccagtttatataaGATTTATATGGAAAACCACAGAGTATAAAGAGAGTAGACGAATCCGGCGTTACCGGCGAGACCCTTGTCGAGATGGTTTGACGAGATCTCCCGACGAGTCTGGCTTCGCGTCCTCCGGCTTCGTAAATTATAGTAGGTGTGTTGGCACTATGATTCGATGATCTGAACCCCTCAGGGGGTGTGCCTTTTATACCGTGAGTTGCcttagtctccaagtagaactcggagacaatgAACCCTACACGATATATATAGGATAAACCCAATCatctccgagtaggactctatTAATCACCAGTCCGTgaggatattttccataatatcTTGTAGATTTCCTTATCATATACGGAAGTATATTGTATAGATGATGGTATACCATACTCGTATGTTTCGTCAGTCATAGGATAAGAGGTATGTTTTATCCGTAACCATGACAGATTCGATATCACAACAGCATGCTGGACGGCAAAAAAGCTCATCATTCAAACCTTGCAGTAACACGAGGCATAAGGTAATAGATGATAATACTGGATCAAAATTTCTGCTTATTACTTGAGCTACGAACATGCtttctaaactgctaaacgatatggttttttaaagaaactttttatatattttttctttaagcaatgattttatatttcaaatttataatgattaatacttaattaaataCACGTTAATTGCTCGTCTTATTTTCCTTGCTAACTAGCCAAGCACAACAGCCATATCAAACGCAGCCGTCATCGATGACGAACAACGGAACAGCCGAACAAGCAAGCGTCACTGATCAGATATTACAGTAGTTGTGCCACGTGTGTAGCACAGACCAGGCAAGTAACGAGGAACAAGAGACAGACCAGCACCATATAAGACTATCTCTAACAATAATACCCTTAACAGGAGACCCATTGGATGGTATGTGTCGCCTATGGCAAAAGGGTCACGCACCtatttcttgccttctccaaCAACGAACGCAAAAGGAAACCCTGCAACGCGGACAGTTTCCTTCGCGGGCCCGCGATGAAATTTTTACGCGGGAAACGGAGGGTGTCGTGCGATATATaccgggcgcggggcgcgggacTGCGGTGTTGGCTCGATGGCGGGATTGTTTTGTTGCCCCGGCTGCATGTGAGAAGGGAGTCTCAGTGGCAGCGAGGTAGTCGCCGGCGAGTGACCGTTCGGACAAGGCCGAACGTTGGCGCAGCAGAGTCAATCAGAACACAGGTAATATGATTTCTAGCATTTGCTTGTTCGATGTCACATTCCCTTTTAATTTGTGGCTAATTCCGTTCGAACATTTGCTTGTTCGGACAAGGCCGGCTGCTTGTTTGCTTGTTCGATGTCACATTCCTTTTCAAAAGAATGCAAAGCGGCAGAAAAACCAAAAGCCCACTGATCTGTCCGAAAGATTTCTTCAGATTCGCCAGCGCGAGCACTTGAGCCACCAATACTTTTATCCATCATCCTATTACAACAGAGATTCAATTAAACATGGCACAAACATGCCGGGGAGGGTGCGGTCAACAAAAATTTGAGCGGCGTCGCTGGGGCTAGGCACAGCATGTGGCGCGATGCGCCCTTGGCCAAGGTGCGAGCGGCCGCGGCCAAATCCACgtcgagagagaggagagatgggaCCAGGGATGAAGGAGGGTGGGGTTGGAGAGAGATCCATACTTGCGAATCCTAGCTCAAAGCagatctcgccggcggcggagcttTTCCTATCGCCGGGGCCAGGTGCgctttcctcttctctccacctcccACGAAACAGTTGCGCTAGGTGTTTTGGTTGAGGAGAGAGGGCGCTCATATTTGAGTTCCGCCTCGGTTGGCACCCAAAATAGGTCCTTAGTATGGGTACTCTGTTGGACCCTGTTTTTTTCTGCTACAGTAGCCTGGAGCATGCattttgggtttggttgtcgCTATGCCTAGGCTGTTGGAGATAGTCTAACGACTGCGTTTATGCAAAGCAAGGGCAGTAGAAAGTTGCAATCTGGATGGATTGTCAGCATCTCAAAACTTACAGGGTGATGGAGAATAGTATTGCATAGTAGTGGTGGGCAAGAAAAATGGAAAACTCAATTCATGCTttaaggggatatcccctcatttTTACATGTTACttaaaatttcataaaaaattgaaaaaatttaGTAGGATAGataaatatgtgatatgtcactttacaaacatgcatattaaaattcaatttatacaagtagaaacaaaaataataaatttgactacGAATAGAACGTGtaattcacagtcaaatttgttatttttgtttcgaattaTATAATTCGAATTTTAGCTCGCATGTTTgcgaaaagatatatcatatatttatttatcttgataaaattttcaaatttttttataactttctgAATGCTATGCATAAAACAAGTGGATACCCTCTTGAGGGACAAAAATCCACTTCCAAGAAAAATCTATGAAGTATATTCAAAACAAATTGGTCACTGGCTGAATAGTTTCTCCATCAGTTAACCCTGCAGGCAGAggcaaatctctctctctctctctctctatatatatacaccaccTATCATAGCTTCGTACCTCCAAAAGACAAGGAACCCAACAAAACAAAAGCCAAAAGCTCCAATCCTTGGGACGTACTACTGCTTAGGCCTCAGAGCGTTGGATAGccatggccggaggaggagatgacCTGAAGATGCTCGGCGTCTACGTGAGCCCATTCCCACTGCGAGTGAAGCTCGCGCTCAGCTTCAAGGGCCTGAGCTTCGAGTACGTCGAGGAGGACCTCCACAACAAGAGCGATCTCCTCGTCAGCTCCAACCCGGTGCACAAGAGGACCCCCGTGCTCATCCACAACGGCAAGCCCATCTCCGAGTCCATGGTCATCGTGCAGTACCTCGACGAGGCGTtccccggcgccgacgccgccctcctcccctccgacCCCCTCGACCGCGCCGTCGCTCGCTTCTGGGCCTCCTACATCGACGACAAGGTAATTCGTATGATCACCGTACATCAGTTCTCTCACGCAAGCTTTTCTGACGATTTTGGTGCTGATCGAATGATGCAGCTGTTCAGTGCGTGGAAGATGGTGTTCAAGGGaaagacggaggaggagaaggcggaggggaggaagcAGACGTTCGCGGTGGCGGAGACGCTGGAGGGAGCCCTGAGGGAGTGCTCCAAGGGGAAGCCCTTcttcggcggcgacgccgttgGGTACGTCGACGTCGCGCTCGGTGGCTTCGTCCCGTGGGTGCACGCGATGGAGGAGCTGTTCGGGTTGAAGCAGTTCGACGCCGCCAAGACACCGCTCCTGGCGGCGTGGCTGGAgcgcgtcggcgagctcgaggccTACAAGGCGGTCATGCCGGACGCCGGCATGATGATAGAGTTCAAGAAGAAGCAGGCACAAGaagcagccgcggcggcggcggccgccgccgccgcagaggcCTGAGGCCAGATGAAGGTGTGCGCTGATCCAAGAGGGTGGTTGAACACTATTACATCGATTGGTTGGCGCGCAAAAGGGCGGCTATGTATTCATAGTGATTATTgtctaataataatataatataaataacaAATTAGTGTAAACTCTATCTAATGCATTCATTATTCACATTCacatttgttattttttattacaacaTGTACGAGCAATTTTATAGTCCCCGACGAGATATCATAagatactatattttttattgtaaatttaGTATCTCTTGGTAACTACTCCTAGGTTGTATGTCGGGATGTTACTCTTATACTAAGCTCGCTTCTCACTTTTTAAGTAATATTACTATTTGTTTGAAGTAAAGTTGTACCATAGGTACGGTGTAATAGTTTAAAATTTGTCTGTAACACATCCATATGGATTCCCATAATTTTAAATGTATTAATATTGCATATTTCCAAAGTGATGCAGACCCCACCTAGTTTGTAAAGTAATATTACTAATTTGAATTGTATTCTTGCTAATATTGTAGCTATAGAAATTTGACTATGGGGGTGTTAAGATccggggtgtaaagttttggcgtgtcacatcgggtattatatagggtgtttgagcattaataaaaaactaattacagcaTATGTCaataaaccgcgagacaaattcattaagtctaattaatccgtcattaataaatgtttactatagcaccaaattgtcaaatcatggagcaattagacttaaaagattcgtctcgcaaattagtcgcaatctgtgtaattagttattttttagcatatatttaatatttcatgcagctgtttaaacgttcgatgtgatatggtgtaaaatttttatgtggcaaCTAAACAGGGCCGCCTATGTTGTAGTTGAAAATACGTCGCATCATGTATGGAAGCACCCGACCAAGAAATGCAAGCGTGACACAAAATGTATATGGATAATACAAGAGAATGGGAAATAAATTAACAAGACTTAGTGTTAGTTTACAGAACTTAGGCCCACTTTTTTTCTCAGCTCCATACTTCAACTTTCTCACTTTTCGTTCGTACgtttttcaaaccgttaaacgGTACTTATGTTTTTAGTAAAAAGTTTTTATGTAGAAGtacttataaaaattaaataaatttattttttaattttataatagttaatacttaattaattatgtagtaatgagttttctcgttttacgtgtgtTAAAATTATTCCTCCAactcccaaaaaagaaaaaagaaaatattcctCCAACTGGTGCCACCGAATGGAGACTTAGTGTTCTGGAACCAGTCAACCAGATTGGTGATAACATGAGCtgacttcttttatttttactgATCATCGTTTGAGCGTCACAGCATACGCACACATGGCAATCAGAATTCAGAGAGGAAGCAGTAGTCTAATCTCCCTAATAATGTATATGCACAAGAAAACAGGTACAAGTGCAGATTGAAACAGGTACAAGTTCAGATTGACGTTTTTTTTAAGGGGAAGGACGGCAGGAATTTAACAATAGAGAAGGTATGTCCTGTTTGATAAAGTAAGCTACTTCGGTTTCTGAACAAGAAGAGTTTAGGAAgattcttctatttctttctaaCCAAATATTCAACCAGGTAGTTAACAACGAGCCTCTAATCACATGCGCTTGCTCTTTGGAACCTGCGGGGGGTCAGGTTTTGGAATTGGCAAACTAGGCTCCAAACTTGTCTGACAAAGACACATTCACTGAACAG
The sequence above is drawn from the Oryza glaberrima chromosome 10, OglaRS2, whole genome shotgun sequence genome and encodes:
- the LOC127786416 gene encoding probable glutathione S-transferase GSTU6; this encodes MAGGGEELKLLGMWASPFALRAKLALSFKGLSYDYVEEDFKNKSDVLLSSNPVHKKVPVLIHKGKPICESQVIVQYIDEVFPDAGVTLLPADPHDRAVARFWAAYIDEKLFSAWILVFRSKTEEEKAEAVKQTFAVVEKLEGALSECSKGKPFFGGDTVGYVDVVLGGFVAWVHAIEEVFGLNQFDAAKTPLLAAWLERFDELDAVKEVMPDIGRLVELAKMRQAQAAGAAAAAAGEAS